In Trichoderma breve strain T069 chromosome 4, whole genome shotgun sequence, the following proteins share a genomic window:
- a CDS encoding FAD binding domain-containing protein, whose amino-acid sequence MADPQLNGTNLLACPFTIPDPSASAPELLSRWSDSFIEAPPAIIISPNTEQDVVSAIKFARLNNLTIVPTGGRHGSAIPIHSRVLYLDLKNLQSIIIDKQKEQVHFGGGVLTGDLLKQLSDQGYFTAVVNSNAVGVVGSLLGGGNTSVNGIVSWMADSVVSLRVVTAAGEILQIGPSSTGDELALFNVLNGAGHGLCVVAAVTMRIYPLSSLNLSPASKDDATPSIWSRTLIFPPTAVDAAVDAFLAFVPPPDPMNFIFGFTRGPPGTPLAGKPIIVLTGTYYGPTSEAEASPAGASLLSPSLVEKALIANTVQVPFPNVNNGVEAMNAHGGHKSMASARIARLSPQNLKAAFAKFLAVTERYPDAARTAFMFHNFNPSKLVQFGTTPEGKGKFIEGRDRGFCSIGVLWCSEPETRDALVEFFDEATAILQKDDEQDGLPPRTHSGVMRFLPGRRDLFDEERLAELDRVQKRWNGDELFWSPYKA is encoded by the coding sequence ATGGCAGATCCCCAACTCAACGGAACAAACCTCCTCGCCTGTCCCTTCACCATCCCAGACCCCTCAGCCTCCGCCCCCGAGCTCCTCTCACGCTGGTCAGACTCCTTCATCGAAGCCCCCCCAGCAATAATCATCTCCCCAAACACCGAACAGGATGTCGTCTCAGCTATCAAATTCGCTCGCCTCAATAATCTCACCATCGTCCCCACTGGAGGCCGACACGGCTCAGCTATCCCCATCCATTCAAGGGTGTTGTACCTAGACCTCAAGAACCTCCAGTCCATCATCAtagacaaacaaaaagaacaagTCCATTTCGGAGGAGGCGTCCTCACCGGCGACCTGTTAAAACAGCTCTCTGACCAAGGCTACTTCACCGCCGTCGTCAACTCAAACGCAGTCGGCGTCGTCGGAAGCCTGCTGGGAGGCGGCAACACATCTGTAAACGGCATCGTGAGCTGGATGGCCGACAGCGTCGTATCTCTTCGAGTCGTCACCGCTGCAGGAGAAATCCTCCAAATCGGACCATCTTCCACGGGCGATGAACTCGCTCTGTTCAATGTTCTCAACGGCGCTGGCCACGGTCTCTGTGTTGTCGCTGCCGTCACCATGCGAATCTACcccttgagcagcttgaaTCTCTCCCCGgccagcaaagatgatgccacTCCCAGCATCTGGAGCCGCACCTTGATATTCCCTCCAACTGCCGTCGATGCCGCCGTCGATGCGTTCCTCGCCTTTGTCCCGCCTCCAGACCCCatgaacttcatcttcggctTCACTCGAGGACCTCCCGGAACTCCCCTCGCTGGAAAGCCCATCATTGTCCTCACGGGCACATACTATGGCCCTACCAGTGAAGCAGAAGCTTCACCCGCCGGAGCAAGCCTCCTCAGCCCATCCTTGGTCGAAAAAGCTCTCATAGCAAATACAGTCCAAGTCCCTTTCCCCAACGTCAACAACGGCGTCGAGGCGATGAACGCTCACGGCGGCCATAAATCCATGGCCTCCGCCCGCATTGCCCGCCTCTCCCCTCAAAACCTCAAGGCCGCCTTTGCCAAATTTCTCGCCGTGACAGAGAGATATCCCGACGCTGCTCGCACCGCCTTCATGTTTCACAACTTCAACCCTTCTAAGCTCGTCCAGTTTGGCACCACCCCTGAAGGCAAAGGGAAATTCATCGAGGGCAGGGACAGAGGATTTTGCTCTATTGGGGTACTGTGGTGCTCTGAGCCCGAAACCAGAGATGCCCTGGTGGAATTCTTTGACGAGGCCACGGCTATTCTACAAAAGGACGATGAACAGGATGGCCTTCCTCCGAGAACGCATTCAGGAGTGATGAGGTTCCTCCCTGGACGACGAGATTTGTTCGATGAGGAGAGACTGGCCGAGTTGGATCGAGTACAGAAAAGGTGGAATGGTGACGAATTGTTTTGGAGTCCTTATAAGGCGTGA
- a CDS encoding sir2 family domain-containing protein, translated as MDNPSSPLSSPGGSPRESPSSPLSTLSNTPSLPDIPVSAVDLSRRYPSPMSTTASGAQSPMRLTATISLGQPMDDNDSSKSADDEQPPAKRRKVYQPKERTTEYLNYMNKEDKDMTDAEKAQEKRLIAALRKKKKIVVIAGAGISVSAGIPDFRSSSGLFARAKNQHNLKGSGKHLFDASVYRHDSSTQYFHSMVREMDEMTTKASPTAFHRLLASLAQEGRLLRLYSQNIDGLDANMEPLTTKIPLPLKGPWPATIQLHGGLQHMVCSKCGNVEKFNRELFEGPEAPLCNACTVDDEVRTRHAGKRSHGIGRLRPRFVLYNEYNPDEEAIGNVSSADLKARPDCVIVVGTTLKVPGTRRLVREMCQVTRGRRDGLTIWVNTDAEPKDALFKDCWDLVVRSPCDKVAHLAALPPWDCDIGNDYLVSTEQDSQNQERLRNTKLEVALPLSQSSTDHDLSLDAIPTPRPSPKLAAKKRIELPIGRQPPQNGKQTKAAKPRPRKTKVPAKPKAPPKNAVTDTFKAVKNVSRGKTSKKLDERPQPLSLPSLKSEPLKVELGFSYDTPLSDLSSLPPSTPVGSSHPYKRETISPKSIPHNMQNLIDC; from the coding sequence ATGGATAACCCTTCAAGTCCTCTATCCTCTCCTGGCGGCTCCCCGCGCGAGTCGCCATCGTCACCCCTCTCGACCCTCTCAAATACGCCCTCCCTGCCCGATATCCCAGTTTCTGCCGTCGACCTTTCAAGACGCTATCCCTCGCCCATGTCTACGACTGCCTCGGGAGCTCAATCCCCAATGCGACTGACGGCCACCATCAGTCTTGGCCAGCCTATGGACGACAATGATTCCTCAAAGAGCGCGGATGACGAGCAACCTCCAGCAAAAAGACGCAAAGTTTATCAGCCTAAAGAACGTACAACAGAATACTTAAACTACATGAATaaggaggacaaggataTGACAGACGCAGAAAAAGCTCAGGAAAAAAGACTGATTGCGGCCctgcggaagaagaagaagattgtcgtCATTGCCGGCGCGGGTATTTCCGTGTCAGCAGGTATTCCTGATTTTCGATCATCCTCTGGTCTCTTTGCGCGTGCCAAAAATCAGCACAACCTAAAAGGCTCAGGCAAGCACCTGTTTGACGCGTCTGTCTACCGGCATGATTCGTCAACGCAATATTTCCACTCTATGGTCCGGGAAATGGATGAGATGACCACGAAGGCCAGCCCTACTGCGTTCCACCGTCTGCTGGCATCATTGGCGCAAGAAGGACGACTGCTGCGACTCTACTCCCAGAATATCGACGGTCTCGACGCAAACATGGAACCGCTGACTACCAAGATCCCGTTACCCCTCAAGGGCCCCTGGCCGGCCACCATCCAGCTCCACGGTGGATTGCAGCATATGGTTTGCAGCAAATGCGGCAACGTGGAAAAATTCAACAGGGAGCTCTTTGAAGGGCCAGAGGCTCCACTGTGCAATGCATGCACAGTCGACGACGAAGTCAGAACGAGGCACGCAGGAAAGCGAAGTCACGGCATTGGGCGTCTAAGACCGCGATTTGTTCTTTACAACGAATACAACCCTGACGAAGAGGCCATTGGAAATGTCTCTAGTGCCGATTTGAAGGCTCGGCCAGATTGTGTGATTGTCGTTGGAACGACTCTCAAGGTTCCAGGCACGAGGAGACTCGTCAGGGAGATGTGCCAGGTTACGAGGGGCCGAAGAGATGGACTTACAATCTGGGTCAATACCGACGCGGAGCCCAAGGACGCGTTATTCAAGGACTGCTGGGATCTTGTTGTGCGCTCTCCGTGCGACAAGGTGGCTCACCTAGCGGCCCTACCACCGTGGGATTGTGATATCGGCAACGACTATCTCGTGTCTACAGAGCAGGACAGCCAAAACCAAGAACGCCTCAGGAACACCAAACTTGAGGTTGCACTGCCTCTCAGCCAATCCAGCACTGATCACGATCTCAGCTTGGACGCCATTCCCACGCCACGACCCAGCCCTAAGCTTGCCGCCAAGAAGCGGATCGAGCTCCCTATTGGGAGACAACCTCCGCAGAATGGCAAACAAACCAAAGCAGCGAAGCCGCGCCCACGGAAGACGAAGGTGCctgccaagcccaaggcgCCTCCCAAAAACGCAGTCACGGACACATTCAAAGCCGTCAAAAATGTCTCCAGGGGAAAGACGTCAAAGAAACTCGATGAACGTCCTCAGCCTTTGTCGCTGCCATCTCTGAAATCAGAGCCTCTGAAAGTAGAGCTTGGCTTCTCTTATGATACCCCATTGAGCGATTTGAGCTCTCTACCTCCCTCCACCCCCGTCGGGTCCTCGCACCCATATAAAAGGGAGACGATATCTCCCAAGTCTATTCCTCACAACATGCAAAATCTGATTGATTGCTGA